The Mytilus edulis chromosome 5, xbMytEdul2.2, whole genome shotgun sequence genomic interval CATccttaaatcaaaatcaatgacggactaaaataaaatgcatccTAAAAAAAGCTCAACACTATAAGTGGCACTTTTTTACATTATTGAAGGTTCATTATCCCCTATTACAAACTAgaggcttaaaaatagcctaccctaaagattttattgtcatttttcagtaagcactgttaaagtcagaatgttgctcccatagactcaatgtaaaaaaaaacccataaaataaaaaaaaatccctacctacctaccctaacttttttcagatctaactggaaccacacatacttctttatttggccttaatatcctggtggccatcttgaacagTAAATCGACAACTAAGTTGCAAATAATGATCAGCatcccataaggaacatttataaatgtaatgtttggtttcattccataaTTAAGAGGTTATCTAGATGAAGACATGTGTATATATTTCGCATACAGGGTGCTTTTTAAACTAAGTTCCCCATTGTCAGCCATTTTGGTTGCTGGATTGCTTCAGAGTACAATCACCTCATTTGGAACATTCATtccatacacatgatacagtggTTCTCTAACAGAAGACATTCTAATGTATTGTCCATAGGGTCTTATATGGTTAATCAAGTCCTCAACTAGCAGCCATCTTAGATAGCACAGACTCATCATAATTTCTATCATCCATATAAGATCATATTTTAGACCATTACTTCTGGACAATGGGGTATAAAATATTCAACATGAACATATTAATTCATGGAATATATTTGCCTGTTAATAATAGATATATTGTTATgtcttaaactaaagttatggtgtgaaaaccaagaaatgcttatttgggccctttttggcccctaattcctaaactgttaggaccaaaacttccaaaatcaatccaaaccttccttttgtggtcattaaccttgtgttcaagtttcatagatttctattgacttaaactaaagttagaagGCGAAAACTTAAAGTACTCTGACGACGCAGATAACAACGCCAACGTGATATcaatacgaccaaaatttttagaatttttgcgatcgtataaaaatcattgtaataaatgggccctttaattggaatacAATTATCTttaatatcttatcttattaattaggattttttaatttcagactTGAATCAACTTGTCCCCTTGATGACCAAACAAGCACAGACCTGATGACAATCGATCCTGACCGAGAACCAGAATTCAACCAGCAAGATGATTCTGATACCAACAACACAGACCTTGAAGCCAACACACCGGTTGAAGCAAACAAAACTGCTGGAGCCAACATAACAATTAGAGCAGAAATTCATCACAAGTCCAATGATAcagatcatcatgatcatataatATATGAAGCAACACCCATTCAAGACTTAGATGCTGCAAAGCCAACTGATGAAATATCAACTGTTCCAACTGAAGAAAAATCAACTGTTCCAACTGATGAAATATCAACTGTTCCAACTGACGAAATATCAACTGTTCCAACTGACGAAATATCAACTGTTCCAACTGAGGAAAAATCAACTGTTCCAACTGATGAGATACCAGCCGATGAAGCTTGGGAAAAAAAACTGATCCATTATTgtcaacatttttaaattatatttctgttatcatggttatcacatgttatttattataaaataatatatatatcaaaaattgaaaacCTATCAAACTGTCCCTGTTTACTTGGTATGAGCAACTTTGagaatgtttaagaatttttttaattgaaatatataactCAAATTGTTTGTGTAACcagaacagtttttttttataaaccttgtACTTTGTTCATAACGATTTTTTATTGACATATCTTATCATCATCAAGTCATCCCTAaattagctaaaaaaaaaaaaacaaatgaaagaataTTACTTTAAAACCCAAAAGACTGATATCATCAAAACCTAACTGTATGAAATTGTATGAACATTAAAG includes:
- the LOC139523547 gene encoding nibrin-like; the protein is MFPEIRSSPKTNKKLNRAIRRSKVNRQYYGNLKQRAETQGQTVRQMLNKTKRLESTCPLDDQTSTDLMTIDPDREPEFNQQDDSDTNNTDLEANTPVEANKTAGANITIRAEIHHKSNDTDHHDHIIYEATPIQDLDAAKPTDEISTVPTEEKSTVPTDEISTVPTDEISTVPTDEISTVPTEEKSTVPTDEIPADEAWEKKLIHYCQHF